Proteins encoded within one genomic window of Gloeobacter kilaueensis JS1:
- a CDS encoding IS110 family transposase, whose amino-acid sequence MQRDGSQNDYQLFVGIDVAALTVTAAWLLTHAKPTAAITLPQTPEGHCQLAERLLAVCPTAAEVLVVIEATGSYWMRLATFLALKGFAVSVVNPAQSHYFARALLKRSKSDALDAQTLAQLAAALQPGLWQPPPEIYYQLQQRLQHRDALLQQRQQLHNQLHALRQFPLVVAAVQASLEQLSHTFDEQIAQMEAQLEALLAQDSLWHQAATKLRTIKGIGSVTAGWVLVSTLNFGCCATVEAAVAYAGLAPRSHRSGTSLHRPERIGHAGNARLRTALYMASLSAIRCNQQIKSFYQRLRAAGKPAKVALCAAARKLLHIAWAVVKTDTPFDAEHGRLVCLQ is encoded by the coding sequence ATGCAGCGAGACGGTTCACAAAACGACTATCAGCTATTTGTCGGTATTGATGTGGCGGCACTCACTGTCACTGCCGCCTGGCTGCTCACCCACGCAAAGCCTACCGCTGCCATCACACTGCCCCAAACCCCCGAAGGACACTGCCAATTGGCCGAACGCTTACTCGCCGTCTGTCCCACCGCCGCTGAGGTGTTAGTGGTCATCGAAGCCACAGGCTCCTACTGGATGCGACTGGCCACATTTCTGGCGCTCAAAGGTTTTGCCGTCAGTGTGGTCAACCCCGCTCAGTCTCATTACTTTGCCAGGGCACTGCTCAAGCGTTCCAAAAGCGATGCGCTTGATGCCCAGACGCTTGCCCAACTCGCTGCCGCCCTGCAACCTGGTCTTTGGCAGCCGCCGCCTGAGATTTATTACCAACTCCAACAGCGCCTGCAGCATCGCGATGCCTTGCTGCAGCAACGCCAACAACTGCACAACCAGTTGCACGCTCTGCGGCAATTTCCGTTGGTGGTGGCGGCGGTACAAGCGAGTCTGGAGCAGTTGAGCCACACCTTCGATGAGCAGATTGCGCAGATGGAAGCTCAGCTAGAAGCGCTGCTCGCCCAAGACTCGCTTTGGCATCAAGCTGCAACCAAGCTGCGCACTATCAAAGGCATTGGGTCTGTCACCGCTGGGTGGGTGTTGGTGAGTACCCTCAACTTCGGCTGCTGTGCAACGGTGGAAGCGGCGGTGGCCTACGCGGGTCTCGCTCCCCGCTCCCACCGTAGCGGCACCAGCCTTCATAGACCAGAGCGCATCGGCCATGCAGGCAATGCCCGCTTACGCACGGCGCTGTATATGGCGAGCTTGAGTGCGATCCGCTGCAATCAGCAGATTAAAAGCTTTTACCAGCGGCTACGAGCAGCCGGTAAACCGGCAAAGGTAGCGCTTTGCGCTGCGGCTCGCAAACTCTTACACATTGCCTGGGCGGTTGTGAAAACAGACAC
- a CDS encoding tetratricopeptide repeat protein, which produces MFRRAFLRSGATSVLFTSVSAWGLVATEAKGKTGARFAEAVLVPTFLLNSEALGIAPMTAWSKLLSRQLDQGKILFSQTPDADRSFRRAANRLTLLGSQSSKRSAVKKTSWQEEKKETDRILRAALDEYTTGLQLDPTAIQARTERALVYWQLQQIDEALIDCDIVLDSPGDNFTLRAMRILGRLQSGDPAGATTDCGWVLEHPPTDPSDAMLLPLVLAARGEAQHALGQEEQAIIDYTAALNFPGAQEGPAYTVRFSRGCAYYALGKYQQASEDFSAMSQSQPEIAFYDRGLCYVKLNRLQEALRDFDLAIRWDSDLQHAEGDHYIGRGLTWQLLGDETKARQDYLYALALYKADLARYGDENKGRPRLRLALAYATLGERETARQTLLLAKAEADSKQDIPLLRSINKYLQLLSK; this is translated from the coding sequence ATGTTTCGCCGAGCTTTCCTGCGTTCTGGTGCCACCTCAGTTCTTTTTACCTCTGTATCTGCCTGGGGGCTGGTTGCAACCGAGGCCAAAGGCAAGACCGGTGCCAGATTTGCAGAGGCTGTGCTTGTCCCCACGTTTTTGTTGAACTCGGAAGCACTGGGAATAGCCCCAATGACCGCCTGGAGCAAACTGCTCTCCCGGCAGCTTGACCAGGGCAAGATCCTCTTTTCGCAGACACCTGATGCCGATCGCTCTTTTCGGCGCGCCGCCAACCGACTGACCTTACTGGGTAGCCAGTCCAGCAAAAGGTCAGCCGTGAAGAAAACCTCCTGGCAAGAGGAGAAGAAGGAGACTGACCGTATTCTTCGAGCAGCTCTCGACGAATACACTACTGGGCTGCAACTCGACCCAACTGCTATCCAGGCACGAACTGAGCGTGCGCTTGTCTACTGGCAATTGCAACAAATCGACGAAGCCCTCATAGATTGCGACATCGTTCTCGATTCTCCAGGGGACAACTTCACACTCCGGGCGATGCGCATTCTTGGCCGTTTACAAAGCGGTGACCCGGCAGGGGCAACCACTGACTGTGGCTGGGTACTGGAACATCCACCTACCGACCCGTCCGATGCAATGCTTCTGCCACTTGTGCTGGCCGCTCGGGGAGAAGCCCAACACGCTCTAGGCCAGGAAGAGCAAGCCATTATCGACTACACTGCTGCTTTGAACTTTCCTGGAGCACAGGAAGGGCCAGCCTATACTGTCCGATTTAGCCGTGGGTGTGCTTACTATGCACTGGGCAAATATCAACAGGCGAGCGAAGATTTCAGTGCGATGAGCCAGTCTCAACCTGAAATAGCTTTCTACGACCGGGGCTTGTGTTATGTGAAGCTCAATCGCCTGCAGGAGGCGTTGCGCGACTTCGATCTGGCGATCCGCTGGGATAGCGATCTGCAACACGCTGAAGGCGACCACTACATCGGTCGTGGATTGACCTGGCAGTTGCTCGGAGACGAGACGAAAGCTCGCCAAGACTATCTGTACGCCCTCGCACTCTACAAAGCAGACCTTGCCCGTTACGGTGACGAGAACAAAGGTAGACCTCGCCTGCGCCTCGCACTCGCCTACGCCACCTTAGGCGAGAGAGAAACGGCTCGCCAGACCCTTTTGCTTGCAAAAGCAGAGGCAGATTCTAAGCAGGATATCCCCTTGCTGCGTTCAATCAACAAATACTTGCAGCTACTCTCTAAGTGA
- a CDS encoding glycosyltransferase — protein MAKPVVTIFYQFDPWNSSLGGIQTTIRSYIKYAPEAFRVRMVGTSDSSHHVVGAWQQEQLAGREVDFLPLFRLPNDNFKSRVPVTASYTAALARWRFEGDFFHFHRLEPTLVTRRWPGDKTLFVHNDLEQQRQAQPWRQLAGVYGAIERWVLPQFSEVLSCNSASTAFYRRQYAHLAKRVHDLRNTVDEEVFYPLGGEERLRQRRALAAQMGLGEETRFLLFAGRLQAQKDPLLLVRAFARLEQTDVHLLVAGTGDLLTAVREEVGRLGLQKQVSLLGPVSQERLAVLHRLSSAFVLASAYEGLPMVALEALASGTPVITTDCGETPRLLVPGSGSVCRERTPEALAAALGHLLRCPQAFAAGDCLRAAAPYSARSVVGEVYGRMFDRWQRRSSGRATVRPASC, from the coding sequence ATGGCGAAGCCTGTCGTAACGATTTTCTATCAGTTCGATCCCTGGAACAGCAGTCTGGGCGGTATCCAGACGACGATTCGCTCGTACATCAAGTACGCGCCCGAGGCGTTTCGGGTGCGGATGGTCGGCACGAGCGATAGTTCTCACCACGTGGTCGGAGCCTGGCAGCAGGAACAGTTGGCCGGTAGAGAGGTTGACTTTTTGCCGCTGTTTCGCCTGCCAAATGACAATTTCAAAAGCCGGGTGCCGGTGACGGCGAGCTATACGGCGGCGCTGGCCAGGTGGCGGTTCGAGGGAGACTTTTTTCACTTTCACCGCCTGGAGCCGACACTGGTGACGCGCCGCTGGCCAGGGGATAAGACGCTTTTCGTGCATAACGATCTGGAGCAGCAGCGGCAGGCGCAGCCCTGGCGGCAGCTGGCAGGTGTGTATGGGGCGATCGAAAGGTGGGTGCTGCCGCAGTTCAGCGAGGTGCTCTCCTGCAACAGCGCTTCGACAGCGTTTTATCGGCGGCAGTATGCCCATCTGGCGAAGCGGGTGCATGACCTGCGCAACACGGTGGACGAGGAAGTGTTCTATCCGCTGGGAGGGGAGGAGCGCCTGCGGCAGCGCCGGGCCCTGGCAGCACAGATGGGCCTTGGGGAGGAGACGCGCTTTTTGCTCTTTGCCGGTCGCCTGCAGGCCCAAAAAGATCCCCTCCTGCTCGTGCGCGCCTTTGCCCGGCTGGAGCAGACGGATGTGCATCTACTTGTTGCCGGAACCGGCGATCTGCTGACGGCGGTTCGGGAGGAGGTGGGCCGTCTTGGCCTGCAAAAGCAGGTCTCTCTGCTCGGGCCGGTGAGCCAGGAGCGGCTGGCGGTCCTGCATCGGCTGAGCAGCGCCTTCGTGCTCGCGAGCGCTTACGAGGGTCTGCCGATGGTCGCCCTCGAAGCGCTCGCGAGCGGTACGCCGGTGATTACGACCGACTGCGGCGAGACGCCCCGCCTGCTGGTGCCTGGTAGTGGCAGCGTCTGCCGGGAGCGCACGCCGGAGGCACTGGCGGCGGCCCTGGGCCACCTGCTGCGCTGTCCGCAGGCTTTTGCTGCGGGCGACTGTCTGCGCGCTGCCGCTCCCTACAGCGCCCGGAGCGTCGTTGGCGAGGTCTATGGCCGGATGTTTGATCGCTGGCAGAGGCGAAGCTCCGGCAGGGCGACCGTCCGGCCCGCGTCCTGTTAG
- a CDS encoding glycosyltransferase family 4 protein, translated as MKIAVIGAKGLPARQGGIERHCEEIYPRMVQAGHSVDLYARASYAQCCDRGSYRVRGVRVVPLPCPTGKGLGALFCSALAAVAASGVAYDVIHFHALGPALFSWIPAWFNRARIVVTCHGLDWQRAKWGRLSSRLLRLGEQVAVRHADSLIVVSEELHIYFREFYGRETIYISNGPGALDETAPGSAFTDSLALEEGRYVVFLGRLVPEKCPDLLVRAFQQLRPSGWKLVLVGSSSDTDQYTQTLLHLAEGDGNIVFTGELVGTRLAEVLRGAGLFVLPSKVEGLPLAMLEAMRECVPILASDIPAHRQLTAGGRGRLFEVDNLDSCRTELDWAIQHSRELSAMARSAQRYVRIHHDWERITQQTLEAYAQPAASRRFPAGAVLSGAFAEPLDNTSSLQQPVE; from the coding sequence ATGAAAATTGCCGTAATTGGAGCCAAAGGCTTGCCCGCCAGACAGGGCGGCATCGAGCGCCACTGCGAAGAAATCTACCCGCGCATGGTTCAAGCTGGCCACAGCGTCGATCTCTATGCCCGCGCCAGCTACGCCCAGTGCTGCGATCGCGGTTCCTATCGCGTGCGCGGCGTGCGGGTCGTTCCGCTGCCCTGCCCGACCGGAAAAGGTCTGGGGGCACTCTTCTGCAGCGCTCTGGCCGCCGTGGCCGCCAGCGGCGTCGCCTACGATGTCATTCACTTTCACGCCCTGGGTCCGGCACTTTTTAGCTGGATTCCTGCCTGGTTCAACCGCGCCCGCATCGTCGTCACCTGCCACGGGCTGGACTGGCAGCGCGCCAAGTGGGGCCGGCTCTCCAGCCGCCTGTTGCGCCTGGGCGAGCAGGTGGCCGTCCGTCACGCCGACAGCCTGATCGTCGTCTCCGAAGAACTGCATATTTATTTTCGAGAATTTTACGGGCGCGAGACGATCTATATCTCCAACGGGCCAGGAGCCCTCGACGAGACCGCCCCCGGCAGCGCCTTCACCGATTCTCTCGCCCTGGAGGAGGGGCGCTACGTGGTCTTCCTGGGCCGCCTGGTGCCCGAAAAGTGTCCGGATCTGCTCGTCCGCGCCTTTCAGCAACTGCGGCCCTCGGGCTGGAAACTGGTGCTGGTGGGCAGCTCCAGCGATACCGACCAGTACACCCAAACGCTGCTCCACCTGGCCGAAGGCGACGGCAACATCGTCTTTACGGGCGAGCTTGTCGGTACTCGCCTGGCAGAAGTCCTGCGCGGTGCCGGGCTTTTTGTCCTGCCCTCCAAAGTCGAAGGGCTGCCCCTCGCCATGCTCGAAGCGATGCGGGAGTGTGTGCCGATTCTGGCAAGCGACATCCCGGCCCATCGCCAGCTCACCGCCGGTGGGCGGGGCCGACTCTTCGAGGTCGATAATCTCGATTCGTGCCGCACAGAACTGGATTGGGCGATTCAGCACTCGCGCGAACTCTCAGCGATGGCCCGCAGTGCCCAGCGCTACGTGCGCATCCATCACGACTGGGAGCGGATCACCCAGCAGACGCTGGAAGCCTACGCGCAACCGGCAGCTTCCCGCCGTTTTCCAGCCGGGGCCGTACTATCGGGGGCGTTTGCCGAACCGCTCGACAATACCAGTTCACTGCAGCAGCCAGTCGAATAA